In Salvelinus namaycush isolate Seneca chromosome 37, SaNama_1.0, whole genome shotgun sequence, the following are encoded in one genomic region:
- the LOC120031528 gene encoding mothers against decapentaplegic homolog 4-like — MSVNPPNSNDACLSIVHSLMCHRQGGENEGFAKRAIESLVKKLKEKKDELDSLITAITTNGVHPSKCVTIQRTLDGRLQVAGRKGFPHVIYARLWRWPDLHKNELKHVKFCQFAFDLKYDNVCVNPYHYERVVSPGIVGLSIQNAGPPGRLIKEEYIHDCFEMDLPSRMPPQPEHYNQPLPPLQMPPELPRAPSSVNLYPSMPLSPPVSSSMMGPMSGVHGEGLLQIASPQIQGMPQTPPPTTPTHGPPSQPPTPHSQSDYSSSSKHTQTQSSYHTTWTGTSTASYTPVGPQQNGRGHQQPPLHHPNHFWSQQHHSAPAFPQPVSNHPGPEFWCSISYFEMDIQVGEMFKVLANCPVVTVDGYVDPSGGDRFCLGQLSNVHRTDASERARLHIGKGVQLECRGEGDVWMRCLSDHAVFVQSYYLDREAGRAPGDAVHKIYPGAYMKVFDLRQCHRQMQQQAATAQAAAAAQAAAVAGNIPGPGSVGGIAPAVSLSAAAGIGVDDLRRLCILRLSFVKGWGPDYPRQSIKHTPCWVEVHLHRALQLLDEVLHTMPLADLGGHGHVN, encoded by the exons ATGTCAGTGAACCCCCCCAACAGTAACGATGCCTGCCTGAGCATCGTGCACAGCCTCATGTGCCACCGACAGGGCGGTGAGAACGAGGGCTTTGCCAAGCGTGCCATAGAGAGCCTGGTAAAGAagctgaaggagaagaaggaTGAGCTGGACTCGCTCATCACCGCCATCACCACTAACGGAGTTCACCCCAGCAAGTGTGTCACCATCCAGAGGACGCTTGATGGACGCCTGCAG GTAGCTGGGAGGAAAGGGTTCCCCCATGTGATCTACGCTAGGCTCTGGCGCTGGCCAGACCTCCACAAGAATGAACTGAAGCACGTCAAGTTCTGCCAGTTTGCCTTTGACCTGAAGTATGACAACGTGTGTGTCAACCCCTACCACTACGAGAGAGTGGTATCGCCAGGCATTG TTGGTCTCAGCATTCAAAATGCAG GTCCTCCAGGTCGGCTGATCAAAGAGGAGTACATCCATGACTGTTTTGAGATGGACCTCCCCTCCAGGATGCCCCCCCAGCCCGAGCACTACAACCAGCCCCTCCCCCCTCTGCAGATGCCCCCTGAGCTGCCCCGCGCCCCATCCTCCGTCAACCTCTACCCCAGCATGCCCCTCTCTCCGCCAG TGAGCAGCTCCATGATGGGGCCCATGTCTGGGGTCCACGGCGAGGGCCTGCTCCAGATCGCCTCTCCCCAGATCCAGGGCATGCCCCAGACGccgccccccaccacccccacacacGGACCACCCTCCCAGCCCCCTACCCCTCACAGCCAGAGTGACTACAGCAGCAgctccaaacacacacagacacagagctctTATCACA CGACCTGGACAGGCACCAGCACGGCCTCCTATACCCCTGTAGGACCCCAGCAGAATGGGCGTGGCCACCAGCAACCACCACTGCACCACCCCAACCACTTCT GGTCTCAGCAACATCACAGCGCACCCGCCTTTCCTCAGCCAGTCTCCAACCATCCAG gtccAGAGTTCTGGTGCTCCATCTCCTACTTTGAGATGGACATCCAGGTTGGGGAGATGTTCAAGGTCCTGGCTAACTGCCCCGTGGTGACAGTGGACGGATACGTGGACCCCTCGGGGGGCGACCGCTTCTGTCTGGGCCAGCTCAGCAACGTGCACCGCACCGACGCCAGCGAGAGAGCCAG GTTGCACATTGGGAAGGGGGTGCAGTTAGAGTGTCGTGGTGAGGGGGATGTGTGGATGCGTTGCCTTAGCGACCATGCAGTGTTCGTACAGAGCTACTACCTGGACCGGGAGGCGGGGCGAGCCCCGGGAGACGCAGTTCACAAGATCTACCCTGGGGCCTACATGAAGGTGTTTGACCTGCGTCAGTGCCACAGGCAGATGCAGCAGCAGGCAGCCACGGCCcaggctgcagcagcagcacaggCTGCAGCAGTGGCAGGCAACATCCCAGGGCCTGGCAGTGTGGGGGGAATCGCCCCTGCAGTCA GTCTGTCGGCGGCAGCTGGGATAGGTGTGGACGACCTGCGGCGGCTGTGTATCCTGCGGCTCAGCTTTGTGAAGGGCTGGGGGCCCGACTACCCCCGGCAGAGCATCAAGCACACCCCCTGCTGGGTGGAGGTCCACCTGCACCGTGCCCTGCAGCTGCTGGATGAGGTGCTGCACACCATGCCTCTGGCTGACCTAGGAGGACATGGACATGTCAACTAA